Proteins from one Mycteria americana isolate JAX WOST 10 ecotype Jacksonville Zoo and Gardens chromosome 1, USCA_MyAme_1.0, whole genome shotgun sequence genomic window:
- the ATP6V0A4 gene encoding V-type proton ATPase 116 kDa subunit a 4 isoform X1, translating to MASVFRSEEMSLMQLFLQVEAAYCCVAELGELGLVQFRDLNVNVNSFQRKFVNEVRRCESLERILRFLENEMEDNVEIVKLEKYPETPLPREMIDMEAVLEKLEAELLEANQNQQTLKQNFLELTELKHLLKKTQDFFEAETNLPDDFFSEDTSGLLELRSTPAAAAAKLGFTAGVIKRERMIPFERLLWRACRGNIYLRYTEMDTPLEDPVTREEVKKNVFIIFYQGEQLKQKIKKICDGFRATVYPCPEAATERREMLDGVNTRIEDLNTVITQTESHRQRLLHEAAASLWSWGIKVKKIKAIYHILNCCNIDVTQQCVIAEIWFPVADAGRIKRALHQGMERSGSIIAPILTAIHTRMSPPTFNRTNKFTAGFQNIVDAYGVGNYREMNPAPYTIITFPFLFAVMFGDCGHGAVMLGFALWMVINEKSLLAQKSTNEIWNTFFSGRYLILLMGIFSMYTGFIYNDCFSKSFNIFGSSWHIIPMFKNSTWNKDVLLDNTVLQLDPAVPGVYSGNPYPFGIDPIWNVASNKLTFLNSYKMKMSVVIGIVHMIFGVILSVFNHIYFKKYINIILQFIPEMIFIVSLFGYLVFMIIFKWCHFDVHSSQSAPSILIHFINMFLFNYSDTSNAPLYLHQKEVQSFLVIFALIAVPWMLLIKPFILRANHQKAQRMFNFGDTFVHQAIHTIEYCLGCISNTASYLRLWALSLAHAQLSEVLWTMVMHNGFNNSGWAGLIVIFIIFAAFAVLTVAILLVMEGLSAFLHALRLHWVEFQNKFYVGAGYKFSPFSFKHVIDGTAEE from the exons ATGGCCTCGGTCTTCCGGAGCGAGGAGATGAGCCTGATGCAGCTCTTTCTGCAGGTGGAAGCTGCCTACTGCTGCGTGGCCGAGCTCGGGGAGCTGGGTCTGGTCCAGTTCAGAGAC CTGAATGTGAATGTGAACAGCTTCCAGAGAAAGTTTGTGAATGAAGTGAGAAGGTGCGAATCCTTGGAGAGGATCCTGC GTTttctggaaaatgagatggaagaCAATGTTGAGATAGTCAAACTGGAAAAGTACCCAGagacccccctgccccgggaaATGATTGATATGGAG GCAGTGCTGGAGAAACTTGAAGCCGAGCTGCTGGAAGCCAACCAGAACCAGCAAACGCTGAAGCAAAACTTCCTTGAGCTAACGGAGCTCAAACATCTGCTGAAGAAAACCCAGGACTTCTTTGAG GCAGAAACCAATCTGCCAGATGATTTCTTCAGTGAAGACACATCTGGACTGCTGGAGCTGAGAAGCACTCCTGCCGCTGCAGCTGCCAAGCTGGG ATTCACAGCAGGGGTAATAAAGAGGGAAAGGATGATACCCTTTGAGCGTTTACTGTGGCGGGCCTGCAGGGGAAACATCTACTTGAGGTACACCGAAATGGACACCCCCCTGGAGGACCCTGTGACG AGAGAAGAGGTGAAGAAGAACGTGTTCATTATCTTCTATCAAGGAGAGCAGCTTAAACAGAAAATCAAGAAGATTTGTGATGG ATTTCGTGCCACAGTCTATCCCTGTCCAGAGGCTGCCACCGAGCGCCGAGAAATGCTTGATGGAGTCAACACAAGGATTGAGGATTTAAACACA GTGATAACCCAAACTGAGTCCCACCGCCAGCGACTGCTGCAtgaggcagcagccagcctgtGGTCCTGGGGGATCAAGGTGAAGAAAATCAAGGCCATCTACCACATCCTGAATTGCTGTAACATCGATGTCACCCAGCAGTGCGTCATTGCAGAGATCTGGTTCCCAGTGGCTGATGCTGGCCGGATAAAAAGAGCTCTCCATCAGGGAATG GAGCGCAGTGGCTCTATTATTGCCCCTATCCTGACCGCCATACACACCAGGATGTCACCACCCACCTTCAACAGGACCAACAAGTTCACAGCTGGATTTCAGAACATTGTGGATGCGTATGGTGTGGGCAACTACAGGGAGATGAACCCAG CTCCATACACTATCATTACCTTCCCCTTCTTGTTTGCGGTGATGTTTGGGGATTGTGGCCATGGCGCTGTCATGCTGGGCTTTGCACTCTGGATGGTCATTAATGAGAAGAGTCTCCTTGCCCAGAAAAGCACTAATGAG ATCTGGAACACCTTTTTCAGTGGGCGCTACCTGATCCTGCTCATGGGCATATTCTCCATGTACACTGGCTTCATCTACAATGACTGCTTCTCCAAATCCTTCAACATCTTTGGCTCTTCCTGGCATATCATCCCCATGTTTAAAAATAGCACTTGGAA TAAGGATGTGCTTCTGGACAATACAGTGCTGCAGCTGGATCCAGCAGTCCCAGGAGTCTACTCTGGAAATCCATATCCATTTGGAATAGATCCG ATCTGGAATGTTGCATCGAACAAGCTGACTTTCCTGAACTCCTACAAAATGAAGATGTCAGTTGTCATTGGGATTGTGCATATGATTTTTGGTGTGATACTCAGTGTCTTCAACCACAT CTACTTCAAGAAATACATAAACATTATCCTTCAGTTCATTCCAGAGATGATTTTTATTGTCTCTCTTTTTGGCTACCTGGTcttcatgattatttttaaatggtgccATTTTGATGTCCACTCATCCCAGAGTGCACCAAGCATCCTCATCCACTTCATCAATATGTTTCTGTTCAATTACAGTGACACTTCAAATGCTCCATTATATCTGCATCAG aAAGAAGTGCAGAGTTTCTTGGTCATATTTGCTCTGATTGCTGTTCCCTGGATGCTCCTAATTAAACCTTTCATCCTCCGAGCCAACCACCAGAAAGCGCAGCGCATG TTCAATTTTGGAGACACATTTGTCCACCAAGCTATCCATACCATTGAATACTGCCTTGGCTGCATCTCCAACACAGCATCCTACTTGCGGCTCTGGGCGCTGAGCTTAGCCCATGCAC aaCTGTCAGAGGTCCTTTGGACCATGGTGATGCACAACGGGTTCAACAACAGTGGCTGGGCAGGCCTCATTGTCATCTTCATAATCTTCGCGGCATTTGCAGTGCTGACGGTAGCCATCCTGCTTGTCATGGAGGggctctcagcctttctgcacGCCTTGCGTCTGCACTG ggTGGAGTTCCAGAACAAGTTCTACGTGGGAGCTGGGTACAAATTTTCTCCGTTCTCCTTCAAGCACGTCATCGATGGCACTGCAGAAGAGTGA
- the ATP6V0A4 gene encoding V-type proton ATPase 116 kDa subunit a 4 isoform X2, whose translation MASVFRSEEMSLMQLFLQVEAAYCCVAELGELGLVQFRDLNVNVNSFQRKFVNEVRRCESLERILRFLENEMEDNVEIVKLEKYPETPLPREMIDMEAVLEKLEAELLEANQNQQTLKQNFLELTELKHLLKKTQDFFEAETNLPDDFFSEDTSGLLELRSTPAAAAAKLGFTAGVIKRERMIPFERLLWRACRGNIYLRYTEMDTPLEDPVTREEVKKNVFIIFYQGEQLKQKIKKICDGFRATVYPCPEAATERREMLDGVNTRIEDLNTVITQTESHRQRLLHEAAASLWSWGIKVKKIKAIYHILNCCNIDVTQQCVIAEIWFPVADAGRIKRALHQGMERSGSIIAPILTAIHTRMSPPTFNRTNKFTAGFQNIVDAYGVGNYREMNPAPYTIITFPFLFAVMFGDCGHGAVMLGFALWMVINEKSLLAQKSTNEIWNTFFSGRYLILLMGIFSMYTGFIYNDCFSKSFNIFGSSWHIIPMFKNSTWNKDVLLDNTVLQLDPAVPGVYSGNPYPFGIDPIWNVASNKLTFLNSYKMKMSVVIGIVHMIFGVILSVFNHIYFKKYINIILQFIPEMIFIVSLFGYLVFMIIFKWCHFDVHSSQSAPSILIHFINMFLFNYSDTSNAPLYLHQKEVQSFLVIFALIAVPWMLLIKPFILRANHQKAQRMIRSQAISGNPGGENEVDVPEASHSKKASQGDHSGGHGGHDNDDEEFNFGDTFVHQAIHTIEYCLGCISNTASYLRLWALSLAHAQLSEVLWTMVMHNGFNNSGWAGLIVIFIIFAAFAVLTVAILLVMEGLSAFLHALRLHWVEFQNKFYVGAGYKFSPFSFKHVIDGTAEE comes from the exons ATGGCCTCGGTCTTCCGGAGCGAGGAGATGAGCCTGATGCAGCTCTTTCTGCAGGTGGAAGCTGCCTACTGCTGCGTGGCCGAGCTCGGGGAGCTGGGTCTGGTCCAGTTCAGAGAC CTGAATGTGAATGTGAACAGCTTCCAGAGAAAGTTTGTGAATGAAGTGAGAAGGTGCGAATCCTTGGAGAGGATCCTGC GTTttctggaaaatgagatggaagaCAATGTTGAGATAGTCAAACTGGAAAAGTACCCAGagacccccctgccccgggaaATGATTGATATGGAG GCAGTGCTGGAGAAACTTGAAGCCGAGCTGCTGGAAGCCAACCAGAACCAGCAAACGCTGAAGCAAAACTTCCTTGAGCTAACGGAGCTCAAACATCTGCTGAAGAAAACCCAGGACTTCTTTGAG GCAGAAACCAATCTGCCAGATGATTTCTTCAGTGAAGACACATCTGGACTGCTGGAGCTGAGAAGCACTCCTGCCGCTGCAGCTGCCAAGCTGGG ATTCACAGCAGGGGTAATAAAGAGGGAAAGGATGATACCCTTTGAGCGTTTACTGTGGCGGGCCTGCAGGGGAAACATCTACTTGAGGTACACCGAAATGGACACCCCCCTGGAGGACCCTGTGACG AGAGAAGAGGTGAAGAAGAACGTGTTCATTATCTTCTATCAAGGAGAGCAGCTTAAACAGAAAATCAAGAAGATTTGTGATGG ATTTCGTGCCACAGTCTATCCCTGTCCAGAGGCTGCCACCGAGCGCCGAGAAATGCTTGATGGAGTCAACACAAGGATTGAGGATTTAAACACA GTGATAACCCAAACTGAGTCCCACCGCCAGCGACTGCTGCAtgaggcagcagccagcctgtGGTCCTGGGGGATCAAGGTGAAGAAAATCAAGGCCATCTACCACATCCTGAATTGCTGTAACATCGATGTCACCCAGCAGTGCGTCATTGCAGAGATCTGGTTCCCAGTGGCTGATGCTGGCCGGATAAAAAGAGCTCTCCATCAGGGAATG GAGCGCAGTGGCTCTATTATTGCCCCTATCCTGACCGCCATACACACCAGGATGTCACCACCCACCTTCAACAGGACCAACAAGTTCACAGCTGGATTTCAGAACATTGTGGATGCGTATGGTGTGGGCAACTACAGGGAGATGAACCCAG CTCCATACACTATCATTACCTTCCCCTTCTTGTTTGCGGTGATGTTTGGGGATTGTGGCCATGGCGCTGTCATGCTGGGCTTTGCACTCTGGATGGTCATTAATGAGAAGAGTCTCCTTGCCCAGAAAAGCACTAATGAG ATCTGGAACACCTTTTTCAGTGGGCGCTACCTGATCCTGCTCATGGGCATATTCTCCATGTACACTGGCTTCATCTACAATGACTGCTTCTCCAAATCCTTCAACATCTTTGGCTCTTCCTGGCATATCATCCCCATGTTTAAAAATAGCACTTGGAA TAAGGATGTGCTTCTGGACAATACAGTGCTGCAGCTGGATCCAGCAGTCCCAGGAGTCTACTCTGGAAATCCATATCCATTTGGAATAGATCCG ATCTGGAATGTTGCATCGAACAAGCTGACTTTCCTGAACTCCTACAAAATGAAGATGTCAGTTGTCATTGGGATTGTGCATATGATTTTTGGTGTGATACTCAGTGTCTTCAACCACAT CTACTTCAAGAAATACATAAACATTATCCTTCAGTTCATTCCAGAGATGATTTTTATTGTCTCTCTTTTTGGCTACCTGGTcttcatgattatttttaaatggtgccATTTTGATGTCCACTCATCCCAGAGTGCACCAAGCATCCTCATCCACTTCATCAATATGTTTCTGTTCAATTACAGTGACACTTCAAATGCTCCATTATATCTGCATCAG aAAGAAGTGCAGAGTTTCTTGGTCATATTTGCTCTGATTGCTGTTCCCTGGATGCTCCTAATTAAACCTTTCATCCTCCGAGCCAACCACCAGAAAGCGCAGCGCATG attCGGTCTCAAGCCATCTCAGGAAACCCTGGAGGTGAAAATGAGGTAGATGTCCCAGAGGCCAGTCACTCCAAGAAAGCTTCCCAGGGAGACCACAGTGGTGGCCATGGAGGACATGACAATGATGATGAAGAG TTCAATTTTGGAGACACATTTGTCCACCAAGCTATCCATACCATTGAATACTGCCTTGGCTGCATCTCCAACACAGCATCCTACTTGCGGCTCTGGGCGCTGAGCTTAGCCCATGCAC aaCTGTCAGAGGTCCTTTGGACCATGGTGATGCACAACGGGTTCAACAACAGTGGCTGGGCAGGCCTCATTGTCATCTTCATAATCTTCGCGGCATTTGCAGTGCTGACGGTAGCCATCCTGCTTGTCATGGAGGggctctcagcctttctgcacGCCTTGCGTCTGCACTG ggTGGAGTTCCAGAACAAGTTCTACGTGGGAGCTGGGTACAAATTTTCTCCGTTCTCCTTCAAGCACGTCATCGATGGCACTGCAGAAGAGTGA